A window from Leptidea sinapis chromosome 11, ilLepSina1.1, whole genome shotgun sequence encodes these proteins:
- the LOC126966855 gene encoding DNA polymerase delta subunit 3-like produces MEFDDDISTYINSLKDMILDEDKLVTYLSLSKDLCIHVNKSKTLLSSFLKNIRNDKPNVKFNVNYLVSGLIDNNTAKVTLCNEDTLDDIRKTFTTIFYSHIYSINKGNPNIDQTAYVNINKYDDFNLCSGIIKNNNNKRSSNEISTLKSSSQDKINTKPNISNVSDTKKLALKNGITHKQVKCEPDIEEAVKKGIPPLLNEDTRTKQNKNTSKGISGFFNKQNGNVKKKISQDKSVENIIPKEEKDVVKRDKDEEKMEVEEDNIFDKNLENKIKKENGYNENKVLNHIKKNSKVDRKRKRLLHVSDTESEEDQDTVLGENSAATVQESDDEIPGTPVANIKITNGIVNAKKKRKIVDKTYMGDDGYIHTKREEIYESCSDTEKESPKKEIKKASPKESPIKAKTSKKKISPPQKGKQQTLMNFFKKK; encoded by the coding sequence ATGGAGTTCGATGACGATATATCCACCTACATAAATAGTTTAAAAGATATGATATTAGATGAAGATAAATTAGTTACATATTTATCTCTAAGTAAAGATCTTTGTATTCATGTTAACAAGAGCAAAACTTTACTTTCatcatttcttaaaaatataagaaatgatAAACCTAAcgttaaatttaatgttaactaTTTGGTATCAGGTCTTATTGACAATAACACTGCAAAAGTAACTCTATGTAACGAGGATACATTGGATGATATTAGAAAGACTTTTACAACCATATTTTATAGTCACATTTACAGCATTAATAAAGGAAACCCAAATATTGACCAGACAGCATacgtaaatattaataagtatgATGATTTCAATCTTTGTTCTGGTATAATTAAGAACAACAATAATAAACGGTCATCAAATGAAATTAGTACACTTAAATCCAGTAGTCaggataaaataaatacaaaacctAATATATCTAATGTAAGTGATACTAAgaaattggctttgaagaatGGAATAACACATAAACAAGTCAAATGTGAACCTGACATTGAAGAAGCAGTTAAAAAAGGGATTCCACCATTACTAAATGAAGATACCAggactaaacaaaataaaaatacatccAAAGGTATATCTggcttttttaataaacaaaatggaaatgtgaaaaagaaaatatcacAGGATAAATCTGTTGAAAACATAATACCAAAAGAGGAGAAAGATGTTGTTAAAAGAGATAAAGATGAGGAAAAAATGGAAGTTGAAGAGGATAacatatttgataaaaatttggaaaataagataaaaaaagaaaatggttacaatgaaaataaagttttgaatcacataaaaaaaaactcaaaagtggATAGAAAACGCAAAAGACTTCTGCATGTATCAGATACTGAGAGTGAGGAAGATCAGGATACAGTTTTAGGTGAAAATTCTGCTGCTACAGTTCAGGAATCTGATGACGAAATTCCTGGCACTCCAGTAGCAAACATTAAAATTACTAATGGTATAGTCAATGCAAAGAAAAAGCGAAAGATAGTAGACAAAACCTATATGGGTGATGATGGTTATATTCACACAAAGAGAGAAGAAATCTATGAAAGTTGTTCAGACACTGAAAAGGAATCcccaaaaaaagaaattaaaaaagctTCCCCTAAAGAAAGTCCTATTAAAGCGAAAAcatcaaaaaagaaaatatctCCACCACAAAAGGGAAAACAACAAACTCTTATGaacttttttaagaaaaaataa
- the LOC126966868 gene encoding LIM and senescent cell antigen-like-containing domain protein 1 isoform X1 — MPGLGIMSLDNMFCTRCGDGFETNEKIVNSNGELWHTSCFVCAQCFRVFPDGVYYEFEGRKYCERDFQVLFAPCCGKCREFVIGRVIKAMNSNWHPACFRCEECNMELADAGFIKNAGRALCHGCNARIKADGLQNYICHKCHGVIDGEPLRYRGEVYHGYHFMCATCEVELDHTAREVKNRPGYAANDVNNLFCLRCHDKMGIPICGACRRPIEERIVTALGKHWHVEHFVCAKCEKPFHGHRHYEKKGLAYCEQHYHQLFGNLCYVCNQVIAGDVFTALNKAWCVHHFACAVCDAPLSTRSKFYEYDERPACRRCYERFPQELRRRLRRAHNYTLRRN, encoded by the exons atgCCAGG gcTTGGAATCATGTCATTGGATAATATGTTTTGTACCAGATGTGGAGATGGATTTGaaacaaatgaaaaaattgttaattcaAATGGTGAACTTTGGCATACCAGTTGTTTTGT GTGTGCACAGTGTTTCCGTGTCTTCCCTGATGGAGTTTATTATGAGTTTGAAGGGCGCAAGTATTGTGAGCGAGATTTCCAAGTTCTCTTTGCTCCCTGCTGTGGAAAATGCC gGGAGTTTGTTATTGGACGAGTAATTAAGGCAATGAATTCTAACTGGCATCCAGCATGTTTCCGTTGTGAAGAGTGTAATATGGAGCTGGCAGATgctgggtttatcaagaatgcTGGCCGTGCTCTGTGCCATGGATGCAATGCTAGGATTAAGGCTGATGGTCTACAAAACTATATATGCCATAAGTGCCa TGGTGTGATTGACGGTGAGCCATTGCGCTATCGTGGGGAAGTGTACCACGGATACCACTTCATGTGCGCCACATGTGAGGTGGAACTGGACCACACTGCGAGGGAGGTCAAGAATCGTCCAGGCTATGCTGCAAATGATGTG aaCAATTTGTTTTGTCTCCGATGCCATGACAAGATGGGAATTCCGATTTGCGGCGCTTGTCGCCGTCCCATAGAGGAGAGGATTGTGACTGCACTCGGCAAGCACTGGCATGTTGAG CATTTCGTGTGCGCTAAATGCGAGAAGCCGTTCCATGGTCATCGCCACTATGAGAAGAAGGGTTTGGCATACTGTGAGCAGCATTATCACCAGCTGTTCGGTAACCTGTGTTACGTGTGCAACCAGGTCATAGCCGGCGATG TATTCACGGCTCTGAACAAGGCGTGGTGCGTGCATCACTTCGCTTGCGCGGTGTGCGACGCTCCTCTCAGCACTCGCTCCAAGTTCTACGAGTACGACGAGCGGCCCGCCTGCCGCCGCTGCTACGAGAGGTTCCCGCAGGAGCTGCGCCGCAGACTGCGTCGGGCTCACAACTACACGCTGCGCAGGAACTGA
- the LOC126966868 gene encoding LIM and senescent cell antigen-like-containing domain protein 1 isoform X2, which translates to MSLDNMFCTRCGDGFETNEKIVNSNGELWHTSCFVCAQCFRVFPDGVYYEFEGRKYCERDFQVLFAPCCGKCREFVIGRVIKAMNSNWHPACFRCEECNMELADAGFIKNAGRALCHGCNARIKADGLQNYICHKCHGVIDGEPLRYRGEVYHGYHFMCATCEVELDHTAREVKNRPGYAANDVNNLFCLRCHDKMGIPICGACRRPIEERIVTALGKHWHVEHFVCAKCEKPFHGHRHYEKKGLAYCEQHYHQLFGNLCYVCNQVIAGDVFTALNKAWCVHHFACAVCDAPLSTRSKFYEYDERPACRRCYERFPQELRRRLRRAHNYTLRRN; encoded by the exons ATGTCATTGGATAATATGTTTTGTACCAGATGTGGAGATGGATTTGaaacaaatgaaaaaattgttaattcaAATGGTGAACTTTGGCATACCAGTTGTTTTGT GTGTGCACAGTGTTTCCGTGTCTTCCCTGATGGAGTTTATTATGAGTTTGAAGGGCGCAAGTATTGTGAGCGAGATTTCCAAGTTCTCTTTGCTCCCTGCTGTGGAAAATGCC gGGAGTTTGTTATTGGACGAGTAATTAAGGCAATGAATTCTAACTGGCATCCAGCATGTTTCCGTTGTGAAGAGTGTAATATGGAGCTGGCAGATgctgggtttatcaagaatgcTGGCCGTGCTCTGTGCCATGGATGCAATGCTAGGATTAAGGCTGATGGTCTACAAAACTATATATGCCATAAGTGCCa TGGTGTGATTGACGGTGAGCCATTGCGCTATCGTGGGGAAGTGTACCACGGATACCACTTCATGTGCGCCACATGTGAGGTGGAACTGGACCACACTGCGAGGGAGGTCAAGAATCGTCCAGGCTATGCTGCAAATGATGTG aaCAATTTGTTTTGTCTCCGATGCCATGACAAGATGGGAATTCCGATTTGCGGCGCTTGTCGCCGTCCCATAGAGGAGAGGATTGTGACTGCACTCGGCAAGCACTGGCATGTTGAG CATTTCGTGTGCGCTAAATGCGAGAAGCCGTTCCATGGTCATCGCCACTATGAGAAGAAGGGTTTGGCATACTGTGAGCAGCATTATCACCAGCTGTTCGGTAACCTGTGTTACGTGTGCAACCAGGTCATAGCCGGCGATG TATTCACGGCTCTGAACAAGGCGTGGTGCGTGCATCACTTCGCTTGCGCGGTGTGCGACGCTCCTCTCAGCACTCGCTCCAAGTTCTACGAGTACGACGAGCGGCCCGCCTGCCGCCGCTGCTACGAGAGGTTCCCGCAGGAGCTGCGCCGCAGACTGCGTCGGGCTCACAACTACACGCTGCGCAGGAACTGA